From one Papio anubis isolate 15944 chromosome 12, Panubis1.0, whole genome shotgun sequence genomic stretch:
- the NDUFS8 gene encoding LOW QUALITY PROTEIN: NADH dehydrogenase [ubiquinone] iron-sulfur protein 8, mitochondrial (The sequence of the model RefSeq protein was modified relative to this genomic sequence to represent the inferred CDS: inserted 2 bases in 1 codon), which produces MGSEITGKMRCLTMPMLLRALAQAAHAGPPGGRTLHSSAVAATYKYVNMQESKTDMKSVTDRAARTLLWTELFRGLGMTLSYLFREPATINYPFEKGPLSPRFRGEHALRRYPSGEERCIACKLCEAVCPAQAITIEAEPRADGSRRTTRYDTSAMTAYLTXWLPEACPVDAIVEGPNFEFSTETHEELLYNKEKLLNNGDKWEAEIAANIQADYLYR; this is translated from the exons ATGGGGTCGGAGATCACTGGGAAG ATGCGCTGCCTGACCATGCCCATGCTACTGCGGGCCCTGGCCCAGGCCGCACATGCAG GACCTCCTGGTGGCCGGACCCTCCACAGCAGTGCAGTGGCAGCCACTTACA AGTATGTGAACATGCAGGAGTCTAAGACGGACATGAAGTCAGTGACTGACCGGGCAGCCCGGACCCTGCTGTGGACTGAGCTCTTCCGAG GCCTGGGCATGACCCTGAGCTACCTGTTCCGGGAACCCGCCACCATCAACTACCCGTTCGAGAAGGGCCCGCTGAGCCCTCGCTTCCGTGGGGAGCACGCATTGCGCCGGTACCCATCCGGGGAGGAGCGCTGCATTGCCTGCAAGCTCTGCGAGGCCGTCTGCCCCGCCCAG GCCATCACCATCGAGGCTGAGCCAAGAGCTGATGGCAGCCGCCGGACCACCCGCTATGACACATCGGCCATGACCGCGTATCTTAC GTGGCTGCCAGAGGCCTGCCCCGTGGATGCCATCGTCGAG GGCCCCAACTTTGAGTTCTCCACGGAGACGCATGAGGAGCTGCTGTACAACAAGGAGAAGCTGCTCAACAATGGGGACAAGTGGGAGGCCGAGATTGCCGCCAACATCCAGGCTGACTACCTGTACCGGTGA